The following are encoded in a window of Synechococcales cyanobacterium CNB genomic DNA:
- the panB gene encoding 3-methyl-2-oxobutanoate hydroxymethyltransferase: protein MEAEVGGGEEGHGTIVLREADPNIPPPERGIEFRVQTRSDPMSESPTVPSVESFPPAPVTLRTLRRMRERGEAFACLTCYDATTARWLARAGVHVLLVGDTAAEVILGYQRTIDMPLEVAIALTAGVKRGAPHTFVMADMPFMSYQADEAEAIRNAGRFLTEGLADCVKVEANASFGPLVEKMTRAGVPICGHVGSRPQTAALTSGYTSAGRTAQQAERLVADAVAMERAGAVLLLVEAVPNEVARRIIEATTAPVIGIGAGPDCHGQVLVLQDLLGLSEQAPRFAEPVAALGPAFQSAAAEWVRRVSERRVGGVRYEMLPGELERFRSRPARSPE from the coding sequence ATGGAGGCGGAGGTTGGCGGCGGCGAGGAGGGGCACGGGACGATCGTATTGCGCGAGGCGGACCCGAACATCCCCCCGCCGGAGCGGGGCATAGAGTTTCGCGTGCAGACCAGATCCGATCCGATGTCCGAGTCGCCGACCGTCCCGTCGGTCGAATCGTTCCCGCCCGCGCCGGTCACGCTCCGGACGCTGCGGCGGATGCGAGAGCGTGGTGAGGCGTTCGCTTGCCTGACGTGCTACGACGCGACGACGGCGCGGTGGCTTGCGCGGGCCGGGGTTCACGTGCTGCTGGTGGGGGATACGGCGGCGGAGGTGATCCTCGGGTATCAGCGCACGATCGACATGCCGCTTGAGGTTGCGATCGCGTTGACGGCGGGGGTGAAGCGTGGCGCTCCGCACACGTTCGTCATGGCGGACATGCCGTTCATGTCGTACCAGGCGGACGAGGCAGAGGCGATCCGGAACGCGGGGCGTTTTCTGACGGAGGGGCTGGCGGATTGCGTGAAGGTCGAGGCGAATGCGTCGTTCGGACCGCTGGTGGAGAAGATGACCCGTGCGGGGGTGCCGATCTGCGGGCACGTGGGGAGTCGGCCGCAGACGGCAGCGCTGACGAGCGGGTACACCTCGGCGGGGCGGACGGCGCAGCAGGCGGAGCGGTTGGTGGCGGATGCGGTGGCGATGGAGCGTGCGGGCGCCGTCCTGCTGCTGGTCGAGGCGGTGCCGAACGAGGTTGCACGGCGGATCATCGAGGCGACCACGGCGCCGGTGATCGGGATCGGGGCGGGTCCGGACTGCCACGGGCAGGTGCTGGTGCTCCAGGATCTGCTGGGGCTGTCGGAGCAGGCGCCACGGTTCGCGGAGCCGGTGGCGGCGTTGGGGCCTGCGTTCCAGTCCGCGGCGGCGGAGTGGGTCCGCAGAGTCTCGGAACGGCGCGTTGGGGGGGTGCGGTACGAGATGCTGCCGGGAGAACTGGAGCGGTTCCGCAGCCGCCCGGCTCGGTCACCCGAATAA
- a CDS encoding PDZ domain-containing protein, whose translation MRRFVAVGPALVVGLVALLAVLTVPAFVRQVGYATTSARILHARQSLESDDILDRISRATRAVADAVSPSVVHVEVRTNAGPWLFGSGSTGSGWVYDAEGHVVTNAHVVRGADAIRVQMSDGRLFEATLIGADPFTDIAVLKVPTAAGLFPATRATGVRLQQGDQVFAFGSPFGFKFSMSQGIVSGVGREPRGAVASANGYTNFIQTDAAVNPGNSGGPLVDSRGRVVGMNVAIATGTESEGTTEGQSAGISFAIPLATIESVVSQLIEHGSVSRGLLGITFSQRSGAALTERSGYNGYGVLVEGISPQGPAEQAGIRVGDVIVAIEGEMVTGDGVLRSLVSNVQPGNPVRVRYWREGEFFETTAMLAENPRGNLVNASVIEALESAGLYVRDSLDARRGRIALDERPDVIGVRSGSPAELRGFAAGQRIMAVNGRPVRSVGELIAALDEAGFLLGRRARFTLSVPGDEANPSPEPRDVELRLGR comes from the coding sequence ATGCGTCGATTCGTTGCAGTCGGACCCGCGCTGGTGGTCGGCCTTGTCGCCTTGCTCGCGGTTCTCACGGTTCCGGCGTTCGTCCGACAGGTCGGGTACGCGACGACGTCGGCCCGCATCCTGCACGCGCGGCAGTCGCTGGAATCGGACGACATCCTGGACCGGATCAGCCGGGCGACGCGCGCGGTCGCGGATGCCGTTTCGCCGTCGGTTGTTCACGTTGAGGTTCGCACGAACGCGGGGCCTTGGCTGTTCGGATCCGGGTCAACGGGGTCTGGGTGGGTGTACGATGCGGAGGGGCACGTGGTGACGAACGCGCACGTGGTGCGCGGCGCGGACGCGATCCGGGTGCAGATGTCGGACGGTCGGCTGTTCGAGGCGACGCTGATCGGGGCGGACCCGTTCACCGACATCGCGGTGCTGAAGGTGCCGACGGCGGCCGGGCTTTTCCCGGCGACGCGCGCGACGGGCGTGCGGTTGCAGCAGGGCGACCAGGTCTTCGCGTTCGGCTCGCCGTTCGGGTTCAAGTTCTCGATGTCGCAGGGCATCGTGTCGGGGGTGGGGCGTGAGCCGCGGGGCGCGGTGGCGTCTGCGAACGGGTACACGAACTTCATCCAGACCGATGCGGCGGTGAACCCCGGCAACTCGGGCGGGCCGCTGGTGGATTCGCGCGGGCGCGTCGTCGGGATGAACGTCGCGATAGCGACGGGCACGGAGTCGGAGGGGACGACGGAGGGCCAGTCGGCGGGCATCTCGTTCGCGATTCCGCTTGCGACGATCGAGTCCGTCGTGTCGCAACTGATCGAGCATGGTTCGGTGTCGCGCGGGTTGCTGGGCATCACGTTCTCGCAGCGATCAGGCGCGGCCCTGACCGAGCGGTCGGGTTACAACGGCTACGGGGTTCTCGTCGAGGGCATCTCGCCGCAGGGACCGGCGGAGCAGGCGGGGATCCGGGTGGGGGACGTGATCGTGGCCATCGAGGGGGAGATGGTGACTGGGGACGGGGTGTTGCGTTCGCTCGTATCGAACGTCCAGCCGGGGAACCCGGTGCGGGTGCGGTATTGGAGGGAAGGCGAGTTCTTCGAGACGACGGCGATGCTGGCCGAGAATCCACGGGGCAACCTGGTGAACGCGTCGGTGATCGAGGCGTTGGAGTCGGCGGGGCTGTACGTGCGTGATTCGCTGGATGCGCGGCGTGGGCGAATCGCACTCGACGAGCGGCCGGACGTGATCGGCGTGCGTTCCGGCTCGCCCGCGGAACTGCGCGGCTTCGCGGCGGGGCAGCGCATCATGGCGGTGAACGGCAGGCCGGTGCGGTCGGTGGGCGAGCTCATCGCCGCGTTGGACGAGGCGGGTTTTCTGCTGGGGCGGCGGGCACGGTTCACGCTGAGCGTGCCGGGCGACGAGGCGAACCCCAGCCCCGAGCCGAGAGACGTCGAGCTCCGGCTCGGGCGTTGA
- a CDS encoding ABC-F family ATP-binding cassette domain-containing protein codes for MNPGPRKPPRRRRVVARQASERLTTLSHPPQRPERDRRGRERFDRRDGRRLGHRIGSGLHAKLYAPLRRGDVRVRLAQYDRPVPLLAAANLRLHYGNAVILDGCSISVEAGERVGVVGRNGTGKTSLLRVLAGSLPADSGDVNLQRGTRAGYLAQVVQVTPGRTVREEAASAFEELSRLHHELDALFHDMAGAHGDALPRFMRRQEELERRIEAAGGYVIDHRVDAVLHGLGFTDAQFSLMTDVLSGGQKARLALARLLLEDPDLLLLDEPTNHLDIDGREWLETFLRDDFRGAVVMVSHDRRLLDNVVSRIVEVEAGRLIEYPGNYAKFRELRAERRLTQMRAYERQQTRFRKEEEYIRRFKAGQRAKQARGRETRLDREKADGRLERPAELATFQLELPRAERSGDVVASARALGKRYRNDDGSQRVLFHDLDVTIGRGERWGVIGPNGAGKTTLVRCLLGEIAPDTGTVRIGSKVIVGYLRQVHDDADPDLTVVEYLKWAVARESGGRTMSEQESRDLAGAFLFSGEEQDKHLRSLSGGERSRAALAAMLASAKNLLVLDEPTNHLDIPSAERLEDALAPEGGYDGTLILISHDRALIDALCDRLLVLDGRGGAEIFIGNYSEWLVKRARSSNAATPAPETIEQRADAARQTTPTRTPPPDTSKPTNAARSRFSWMSVERIEDRLGELQAEIAALDQTLAEPATWRDPEKSASLQEQRGILAAEVEELEAEWLRKAE; via the coding sequence GTGAACCCCGGCCCGCGCAAGCCACCGCGCCGTCGTCGCGTCGTAGCACGTCAGGCAAGCGAACGCCTCACCACGCTCTCGCATCCGCCGCAGCGTCCGGAGCGTGACCGGCGCGGGCGGGAACGATTCGACCGACGGGACGGTCGGCGACTCGGACATCGGATCGGATCTGGTCTGCACGCGAAACTCTATGCCCCGCTCCGGCGGGGGGATGTTCGGGTCCGCCTCGCGCAATACGATCGTCCCGTGCCCCTCCTCGCCGCCGCCAACCTCCGCCTCCATTACGGCAACGCCGTCATCCTCGACGGCTGCTCCATCAGCGTCGAGGCCGGCGAGCGCGTCGGTGTTGTCGGACGAAACGGAACCGGCAAAACAAGCCTCCTCCGCGTCCTCGCCGGTTCGCTCCCGGCCGACTCCGGCGACGTGAACCTCCAGCGCGGCACACGCGCAGGCTACCTCGCGCAGGTCGTCCAGGTGACGCCGGGCAGGACGGTGCGCGAGGAGGCCGCGAGTGCGTTCGAGGAACTCTCACGCCTGCACCACGAACTCGACGCCCTCTTCCACGACATGGCCGGCGCGCACGGTGACGCCCTCCCCCGCTTCATGCGCCGCCAGGAAGAGCTTGAACGCAGGATCGAGGCCGCCGGCGGGTATGTCATCGACCACCGCGTCGACGCCGTCCTGCACGGCCTGGGCTTCACCGACGCGCAGTTCTCCCTCATGACCGACGTGCTCTCCGGCGGGCAGAAAGCCCGCCTCGCACTCGCACGCCTCCTCCTCGAAGACCCCGACCTCCTCCTCCTCGACGAGCCGACCAACCACCTCGACATCGACGGCCGCGAGTGGCTCGAAACCTTCCTGCGCGACGACTTCCGAGGCGCGGTCGTCATGGTCTCCCACGACCGGCGACTCCTCGACAATGTCGTCTCACGCATCGTCGAAGTCGAGGCGGGCCGGCTCATCGAGTACCCCGGAAACTACGCGAAGTTCCGCGAACTCCGCGCCGAGCGACGCCTGACCCAGATGCGCGCCTACGAACGCCAGCAGACACGCTTCCGCAAGGAGGAGGAGTACATTCGCCGCTTCAAGGCCGGGCAACGCGCCAAACAGGCTCGCGGACGCGAAACACGCCTCGACCGCGAGAAGGCCGACGGACGCCTCGAACGGCCCGCCGAACTCGCCACCTTCCAGCTCGAACTCCCAAGGGCAGAACGCAGCGGCGACGTCGTCGCCTCCGCGCGCGCCCTCGGCAAACGCTACCGCAACGACGACGGCTCCCAACGCGTCCTCTTCCACGACCTCGACGTGACCATCGGACGCGGCGAACGCTGGGGTGTCATCGGACCCAACGGCGCGGGGAAAACCACCCTCGTCCGCTGCCTCCTCGGCGAGATCGCACCCGACACCGGAACGGTCCGCATCGGCAGCAAGGTCATCGTCGGCTATCTCCGCCAGGTTCACGACGACGCGGACCCAGACCTCACCGTCGTCGAGTACCTCAAGTGGGCCGTCGCCCGCGAGAGCGGCGGCCGCACGATGAGCGAGCAGGAGTCGCGCGACCTCGCAGGCGCGTTCCTCTTCAGCGGCGAGGAACAGGACAAGCACCTCCGCTCCCTCTCCGGCGGCGAACGAAGCCGCGCCGCACTTGCCGCCATGCTCGCCAGTGCAAAGAACCTCCTCGTCCTCGACGAACCCACCAACCACCTCGACATCCCCAGCGCAGAACGCCTCGAAGACGCCCTCGCCCCCGAGGGCGGATACGACGGCACCCTCATCCTCATCAGCCACGACCGCGCACTCATCGACGCACTCTGCGACCGGCTCCTCGTCCTCGACGGCCGCGGTGGCGCAGAAATCTTCATCGGCAACTACTCGGAATGGCTCGTGAAACGCGCGCGATCTTCGAATGCGGCAACGCCCGCTCCGGAAACAATCGAACAACGCGCCGACGCAGCCAGGCAGACCACACCGACACGCACCCCGCCCCCCGATACCTCGAAGCCAACCAACGCCGCTCGATCCCGCTTCTCCTGGATGTCCGTCGAGCGGATCGAGGACCGGCTCGGCGAACTCCAGGCCGAAATCGCCGCACTCGACCAAACGCTCGCCGAACCGGCAACCTGGCGCGATCCCGAGAAATCGGCCTCCCTCCAGGAGCAGCGCGGTATCCTCGCCGCCGAGGTCGAGGAACTCGAAGCAGAGTGGCTTCGCAAGGCCGAGTGA
- a CDS encoding prepilin-type N-terminal cleavage/methylation domain-containing protein, which yields MTRCRTRTPRAFTLVELLLVILIIALLLGILLPTLAGARERARRFKDSTHVRAIAQALTVWAGNNAGAYPLPSRLDLSDATVSKGSNPPFVKDNLANVLSVLIYNDVLTVEQCRSPLEVNKSIQVDYLYERASPQKAVRPEAAVWDPGFCGFPGEQNSYTGVGLGRRDPNIGNVSYAIMPPHGARIERFAGSFDPRSVVAGTRGPRFLGQPGEWTLAPGPTGSGSNTLKFFPPKTEWRGHAAMGDGSVELLTRADPEEIPITFSAATGGVARDRAYGDNIFVNENDLTGDQLSESVPGDQRNALITIFGNVTVSQNQAGMTLFRD from the coding sequence ATGACCCGCTGCCGAACCCGCACGCCGCGAGCCTTCACGCTCGTCGAACTGCTGCTCGTGATCCTGATCATCGCGCTGCTGCTCGGCATCCTGCTGCCGACGCTGGCCGGGGCGCGCGAGCGGGCGCGCCGGTTCAAGGACTCGACGCACGTACGGGCGATCGCGCAGGCGTTGACGGTGTGGGCGGGCAACAACGCCGGCGCGTACCCGCTGCCGAGCAGGCTGGACCTTTCGGACGCCACGGTCTCGAAGGGGAGCAACCCGCCGTTCGTGAAGGACAACCTGGCCAATGTGCTGTCGGTGCTGATCTACAACGACGTGCTGACTGTGGAGCAGTGTCGCAGTCCGCTGGAGGTGAACAAGAGCATCCAAGTGGACTACCTGTACGAGCGTGCATCGCCTCAGAAGGCGGTGCGGCCGGAGGCGGCTGTGTGGGATCCGGGGTTCTGCGGGTTCCCGGGGGAGCAGAACTCGTACACGGGCGTGGGGCTGGGGCGTCGTGATCCGAACATCGGCAACGTTTCGTATGCGATCATGCCTCCGCACGGGGCGCGGATCGAGCGATTCGCCGGCTCGTTTGACCCGCGTTCTGTTGTTGCGGGGACGCGCGGTCCGCGCTTTCTCGGGCAGCCGGGGGAGTGGACGCTGGCGCCCGGGCCGACGGGGTCGGGTTCGAACACGCTGAAGTTTTTCCCGCCGAAGACGGAGTGGCGCGGGCACGCTGCGATGGGTGACGGGAGCGTGGAACTGCTGACGCGTGCGGACCCGGAGGAGATTCCGATCACGTTCTCGGCGGCCACGGGCGGAGTCGCGCGGGACCGCGCGTACGGGGACAACATCTTCGTCAACGAGAACGACCTGACGGGCGACCAGCTGAGCGAGAGCGTGCCCGGCGACCAGCGCAACGCGCTGATTACGATCTTCGGGAACGTGACGGTGAGCCAGAACCAGGCCGGGATGACGCTCTTCCGCGACTGA
- a CDS encoding D-amino acid aminotransferase — MIVHLNGELLPRERAAVSVFDRGFLFGDGVYEGLRSFDGWVIAMDRHVARISRGLAEARIDWDASPLQRLTDELLAANGIRDAFIYWQVTRGTPGPDDPVRTRLPARPMRPTVFGYCVPTPGLATCVEPARVRAATTEDRRWLRGTLKSISLLGNVLAAAEARERGADDAIMVRDGLVGESCTCNVVVVDALGRMATPSLDSVPILAGVTRALLPEFAPAVESRPVRAVELREAREIVLLGTLTTVASVVELDGRPVGDGKPGPAARQLLARYTEWIATRSRAQR, encoded by the coding sequence ATGATCGTCCACCTCAACGGGGAACTCCTGCCGCGCGAGCGCGCCGCCGTGAGCGTCTTCGATCGCGGCTTCCTCTTCGGTGATGGCGTCTACGAAGGCCTGCGGTCGTTCGACGGGTGGGTCATCGCCATGGACCGCCACGTCGCGCGCATCAGCCGGGGACTCGCCGAGGCTCGGATCGACTGGGATGCCTCCCCACTCCAACGATTGACGGACGAACTGCTCGCCGCCAACGGCATCCGGGACGCTTTCATCTACTGGCAGGTCACACGCGGCACGCCCGGACCAGACGACCCCGTCCGCACCCGCCTCCCGGCACGCCCGATGCGACCGACCGTGTTCGGCTACTGCGTCCCGACCCCGGGCCTGGCCACGTGCGTCGAGCCTGCCCGCGTCCGCGCCGCGACAACGGAAGACCGCCGATGGCTCCGAGGCACGCTCAAGTCGATCTCGCTCCTCGGCAACGTCCTCGCCGCCGCCGAGGCACGCGAACGCGGCGCGGACGATGCGATCATGGTCCGCGACGGACTGGTCGGCGAGAGTTGCACCTGCAACGTCGTCGTCGTCGATGCACTCGGTCGCATGGCGACGCCCTCCCTCGACAGCGTACCGATCCTCGCCGGCGTCACGAGGGCGCTCCTCCCCGAGTTCGCGCCCGCCGTCGAGTCCCGCCCGGTTCGCGCGGTCGAACTCCGCGAAGCACGCGAGATCGTCCTGCTCGGCACACTCACCACCGTGGCGAGCGTCGTCGAGCTCGACGGCAGACCCGTCGGCGACGGGAAGCCGGGGCCGGCTGCGCGGCAACTGCTCGCCCGCTACACCGAGTGGATCGCGACCCGTTCGAGAGCACAACGATGA
- the priA gene encoding primosomal protein N' yields MAETLFGREERGHPREGGVYVRVAVERGIEGAGELTYWSPQVVIVGQRVNVPLGRKDKPAGGIVVAVGGEELLDGFAPDRVKSLLAAGTAHLPEPMLELGRWMSRYYVCPLGMALATMMPAAVKRRAGRRVVTELTPAESPETPPDLTPSARRAWEAIRAMPPGAFPLSPRNLAARIGEKTLGAINRLIRAGLLLEADRETVREAGPPRSLYVEADHPVELTPAQDRIVQGIGAGMDAFGVHLLRGVTGSGKTEIYLRLIDRVLHMKGSALVLVPEISLTPQTAARFEARFREHGVVTLHSGLSATQRHAAWARAASGSARVVVGARSAVFAPLSRLALIVVDEEHDASYKQDQVPRYNARDVAVMRGRIENCPVLLGSATPSLESWANARADRYRLWELPDRVGAGSLPPVEIVDMREERRARAELGGDRDASLGPTLQHAIAETLRDNGQVILLVNRRGFAHYLACPNARCGWVMTCDHCDAGMVLHLGRSLPKGGVVRCHHCLAEQRVPAVCPVCGLAVSRLGAGTQRLEDELARTFGPGTLEPGRTMLRIDSDSMRSGRDYADALARFGRGEVRLLLGTQMIAKGLDFPGVTLVGVVSADTALAMPDFRAAERTFQLVSQVAGRAGRGERPGRVIVQTWEPNAPPIRHAAAHDYPAFAEEELHQRGIARLPPATRMVRIVCRDEDSAKAGEAARALADALRESGGRSVRVEGPMPCPISRIAGHYRFAVEAYGPTAASIQSMLAAARSAGLLLSDAKTAIDVDPVALM; encoded by the coding sequence ATGGCCGAGACACTCTTCGGACGCGAGGAACGCGGACACCCGCGCGAGGGCGGGGTCTATGTGCGCGTCGCCGTCGAGCGCGGCATCGAGGGCGCGGGCGAACTGACCTACTGGTCGCCGCAGGTCGTCATCGTCGGCCAGCGCGTGAACGTCCCCCTCGGCCGAAAGGACAAGCCTGCCGGCGGCATTGTCGTCGCCGTAGGCGGCGAGGAACTGCTCGACGGGTTCGCCCCCGACCGTGTCAAGTCCCTCCTCGCCGCGGGCACCGCTCATCTGCCCGAACCCATGCTCGAACTCGGCCGATGGATGTCTCGCTATTACGTCTGCCCGCTCGGCATGGCACTCGCCACCATGATGCCTGCCGCGGTCAAACGCCGGGCAGGACGCAGGGTCGTCACGGAACTGACCCCCGCCGAGTCGCCGGAAACGCCCCCCGACTTGACGCCCTCGGCACGCCGCGCCTGGGAAGCCATCCGAGCGATGCCGCCCGGGGCGTTCCCGCTCTCGCCGCGCAACCTCGCCGCCCGGATCGGCGAGAAGACCCTGGGAGCCATCAACCGCCTCATCCGCGCCGGGCTGCTGCTCGAAGCCGACCGCGAGACCGTCCGAGAGGCCGGCCCGCCACGAAGTCTCTACGTCGAAGCAGACCACCCCGTCGAACTCACGCCGGCTCAGGATCGCATCGTGCAGGGCATCGGGGCAGGCATGGACGCGTTCGGCGTCCACCTCCTCCGCGGCGTCACCGGCAGCGGCAAGACCGAGATCTACCTCCGCCTCATCGACCGCGTGCTCCACATGAAAGGAAGCGCTCTCGTCCTCGTCCCTGAAATCTCGCTCACCCCGCAGACCGCGGCACGCTTCGAAGCACGCTTCCGCGAACACGGCGTCGTCACGCTCCACTCCGGCCTCAGCGCAACCCAGCGCCACGCCGCCTGGGCACGCGCTGCCTCAGGCTCCGCCCGCGTCGTCGTCGGGGCGCGGTCGGCCGTCTTCGCCCCGCTCTCCCGCCTCGCACTCATCGTCGTCGACGAAGAGCACGACGCCTCCTACAAGCAGGACCAGGTGCCTCGCTACAACGCGCGCGATGTCGCCGTCATGCGCGGACGGATCGAAAACTGCCCCGTCCTCCTCGGCAGCGCGACCCCCTCGCTCGAAAGCTGGGCAAACGCCAGGGCCGATCGCTACCGACTCTGGGAACTCCCCGATCGCGTCGGTGCCGGCAGCCTCCCGCCCGTCGAGATCGTGGACATGCGCGAAGAACGCCGCGCCCGCGCCGAACTCGGCGGCGACCGCGATGCCTCCCTCGGCCCAACGCTCCAGCACGCCATCGCCGAGACCCTGCGCGACAACGGGCAGGTCATCCTCCTCGTCAATCGCCGCGGTTTCGCCCACTACCTCGCCTGCCCCAACGCCAGGTGCGGCTGGGTGATGACCTGCGACCACTGCGACGCGGGCATGGTCCTGCACCTCGGCCGATCCCTCCCCAAGGGGGGGGTGGTCCGCTGCCACCATTGCCTCGCAGAGCAGCGCGTCCCCGCGGTCTGCCCCGTGTGCGGCCTGGCCGTCTCACGCCTCGGCGCGGGCACACAACGCCTCGAAGACGAACTTGCCCGCACCTTCGGCCCCGGAACCCTCGAACCCGGACGGACCATGCTCCGCATCGACTCCGACTCCATGCGCTCCGGCCGCGACTACGCAGACGCCCTCGCCCGCTTCGGCCGCGGCGAAGTCCGACTCCTCCTCGGAACCCAGATGATCGCCAAGGGCCTCGACTTCCCCGGCGTCACCCTCGTCGGTGTCGTCAGCGCGGATACCGCCCTCGCCATGCCCGACTTCCGTGCCGCCGAACGCACCTTCCAACTCGTCAGCCAGGTCGCCGGCCGCGCGGGTCGCGGCGAGCGACCGGGCCGCGTGATCGTACAGACCTGGGAGCCCAACGCCCCGCCCATCCGACACGCCGCCGCACACGACTACCCCGCCTTCGCCGAAGAGGAACTCCACCAGCGCGGCATCGCTCGCCTGCCACCAGCAACACGCATGGTTCGGATCGTCTGCCGCGACGAGGACTCGGCCAAGGCGGGCGAAGCGGCCCGCGCACTCGCCGACGCACTGCGCGAATCCGGCGGACGCTCGGTCCGCGTTGAAGGCCCGATGCCCTGCCCCATCTCGCGCATCGCAGGCCACTACCGCTTCGCCGTCGAGGCCTACGGCCCCACCGCTGCCTCCATCCAGTCCATGCTCGCCGCCGCACGCTCGGCAGGGCTGCTCCTCAGCGACGCAAAGACCGCCATCGACGTCGACCCCGTGGCGTTGATGTGA
- the murD gene encoding UDP-N-acetylmuramoyl-L-alanine--D-glutamate ligase — protein sequence MSDFDGARATVMGLGRFGGGVGVARWLAARGADVLVTDLEPEDRLRASIAALADLIDAGSVRLRLGEHNVSDFTTRDLVVANPAVPTPWDNRFLRAARAAGVHVTTEIALLVERLSARERVIGVTGTVGKSTTAAMIAAGLTSAGRPVALGGNIGGSLLGNLDTLDPAAWIVLELSSAMLHWLGETGWSPGVATVTGFAPNHVDWHGSLEHYEASKRKILAFQLPGDACVLGSSVHEWPSATGVQRTLVDPSNRVDALRVPGAHNAANAALALAACKASGANPDACERGIRAFEGLPHRLQAVCDARAGAGVIRFFNDSKATTPDATLVAIDAVRPLGPIHLIAGGYDKGIDLSPIARAAPSLAGLYTIGATGDALARAATTNAEPCGTLDAAVSRAFERARPGDVVLLSPGCASWDQFENYERRGEAFCRLVLERAEATRCAHSSG from the coding sequence ATGAGCGACTTCGACGGCGCACGGGCCACGGTCATGGGACTCGGCCGCTTCGGCGGAGGCGTCGGCGTCGCTCGCTGGCTCGCGGCGCGCGGCGCGGACGTCCTTGTCACCGACCTCGAACCCGAGGATCGACTCCGTGCCTCCATCGCCGCTCTCGCGGACCTGATCGACGCGGGGAGCGTGCGCCTCCGGCTCGGTGAACACAACGTCAGCGACTTCACCACCCGCGACCTTGTCGTCGCCAACCCCGCCGTTCCCACGCCCTGGGACAACCGCTTCCTCCGCGCCGCTCGCGCCGCCGGCGTCCACGTCACCACCGAGATCGCCCTCCTCGTCGAGCGGCTCTCCGCACGCGAGCGCGTCATCGGCGTCACCGGGACCGTCGGCAAAAGCACCACGGCCGCCATGATCGCCGCCGGCCTCACAAGCGCGGGACGCCCCGTCGCTCTCGGCGGCAACATCGGCGGCTCCCTCCTCGGCAACCTCGACACGCTCGACCCCGCCGCCTGGATCGTGCTCGAACTCTCCAGCGCCATGCTCCACTGGCTCGGCGAAACCGGCTGGTCCCCCGGCGTCGCCACCGTCACCGGCTTCGCTCCCAACCACGTCGACTGGCACGGCTCGCTCGAACACTACGAAGCCTCAAAGCGAAAAATTCTGGCCTTCCAGCTGCCGGGCGACGCCTGCGTCCTCGGCTCGAGCGTGCATGAATGGCCGTCCGCAACGGGCGTGCAACGAACGCTCGTCGATCCATCGAACCGTGTCGATGCCCTGCGCGTTCCCGGCGCGCACAACGCCGCCAACGCAGCCCTCGCCCTCGCAGCGTGCAAGGCGTCTGGCGCGAACCCCGATGCCTGCGAGCGGGGCATCCGTGCCTTCGAAGGACTCCCGCACCGCCTCCAGGCCGTCTGTGATGCACGCGCAGGCGCAGGCGTCATCCGGTTCTTCAACGACTCCAAGGCGACGACGCCCGACGCCACGCTCGTCGCCATCGACGCCGTGCGCCCCCTCGGCCCAATCCATCTCATCGCCGGCGGCTACGACAAGGGCATCGACCTCTCCCCGATCGCCCGGGCCGCCCCCAGCCTCGCCGGCCTCTACACGATCGGTGCGACCGGGGACGCCCTCGCCCGCGCCGCCACCACCAACGCCGAACCCTGCGGCACGCTCGACGCCGCGGTCTCACGCGCGTTCGAGCGAGCGCGCCCGGGTGACGTCGTCCTGCTCAGCCCGGGCTGCGCCTCCTGGGATCAGTTCGAGAACTACGAGCGCCGCGGCGAGGCCTTCTGCCGCCTCGTCCTCGAACGCGCGGAGGCGACGCGATGCGCCCACTCCTCTGGCTAG